The window GCATAAGCTAAAGAATTTGAATGGAGTACCCTTCCAAGCTAGAACCTTCTCGATGCTGTTTGATGTGAAAAAGGGAGAGCAGGGTCTCGAGTCAGCCTTAACCCAGCTGTTCCAAGCTGTAGAAGCAGGCATTCATGAAGGAGTATCATTGGTTATTTTATCAGACAAGGGCTTGAGTCAAGAGGCAGCCGCTATTCCAGCCTTGCTTGCAGTCAGTGGACTACACCAGCATTTAGTCCGTCAAGGTACACGGACAAAGGTGAGTATCCTTGTGGAAACCGGTGAAGCGAGAGATGTCCATCAATTATGTATGTTAATTGGCTATGGGGCCGATGCCATCCATCCATATCTTGCCTATGCGACCATTGAAGACCTATTCGAAAATGGAAAGCTAGGAGAAATAGAGCTTCCACTCGCCATCAACCATTATGTTAAGGCCGTAACAATTGGGATTGTAAAGGTCCTCTCAAAAATGGGAATTTCAACGATTCAAAGCTATCGGGGAGCCCAAATCTTTGAGGCTGTTGGCATTCATCCGGATGTGATCGAAAAATATTTCACAGGTACAGCTGTTCAGCTAGGCGGCATAAAGCTTGAAACGATTGCAAAGGAAACGCTGATTCGTCATGAAAAAGCCTTTGGCGATGCTGAGAACGAAGCCCAGCCACTATTTGTCGGCGGTGATTTCAAATGGCGCAAAGGTGGCGAAGAGCATGCCTACAGTCCCGATATCATTCGCCAGCTAAAAATGGCTTGCCGGGCAAATGATTATGAGCAATATAAAGCCTATGCAGAAAAAGCAAACGAATCGAAACTCATCTTTATTCGCGATTTATTTACCTTCAAGGCAAATAGCCCGATTCCAATTGAAGAGGTTGAATCGGTAGAATCAATCGTTCGCCGCTTTAAAACCGGTGCCATGTCATACGGTTCCTTAAGTCAGGAAGCACATGAAACGATTGCGATTGCGATGAATCGTCTTGGAGCGAAAAGCAATAGCGGTGAAGGCGGAGAGCACCCTGATCGTTATCTTCCAGATGAAAATGGCGATCTGCGCCGCAGTGCCATTAAGCAGGTAGCATCCGCGCGCTTTGGCGTTAACAGCCATTATCTAATGAATGCAGAGGAAATTCAAATCAAAATGGCGCAGGGAGCAAAGCCTGGGGAAGGCGGACACCTGCCTGGCAGCAAGGTCTATCCGTGGATTGCAGAGGTTCGGGGCTCGACACCAGGAATTGGCTTGATTTCACCGCCACCGCATCATGATATCTACTCGATTGAGGATTTGGCCCAGCTGATTCATGATTTGAAAAATGCTAATCCAAAGGCGAGAATCAGCGTGAAGCTGGTATCTAAGGCAGGGGTTGGAACGATTGCAGCCGGTGTGGCCAAAGGACTTGCAGATGTTATTTTAATCAGCGGAGCAGACGGTGGAACGGGTGCAGCCCCAAGAACAAGCATTAAGCATGCCGGTATGCCGTGGGAAATCGGTCTTGCGGAAACGCATCAAACCTTACAATTAAATGGCCTGCGCGATCGGGTTGTCCTTGAAGCAGATGGGAAGCTGATGACTGGCCGTGATGTCGTCATGGCAGCCATGCTTGGGGCAGAGGAATTTGGTTTCGCCACAGCACCGCTGATTGTTTTAGGCTGTGTCCTTGTTCGCCAATGTCAAAATGACACTTGCCCAGTTGGGATTGCGACACAAAATCCAGAATTACGTAAGAAATTTCTTGGCAAACCAGAGCATGTGGAGAACTTTATGCGCTTTATTGCCCAGGATGTTCGTGAAATCATGGCGAGCTTAGGCATTAGAACGGTCCATGAATTAGTCGGTCGGACTGATTTATTAAGCCAGAGCGAAAAGGCCAAAACCCATTGGAAAGCGAAGGATTTAGATATTTCGTCTATTTTTTACCAGCCAGAGGGTACAGCAAATGGCGGACTAGGAAATAAACAAAAACAAGACCATGGTCTGGAAAAATCACTCGATTCTCGTGAGCTTTTAGCTGTGTGTCAGCCTGCCTTAGAACAGGGACAAAAGGTGGAAGCTAGCTTCCAGATTCAAAATATTAATCGAACAGTGGGTACGACATTAGGAAGTGAAATAACCAAACGCTATGGTGCGAAGGGACTGCCAGAGGATACGATTCTGTTGAACTTTTCAGGAACAGCAGGTCAAAGCTTTGGTGCCTTTATTCCAAACGGACTGACGCTTTCTCTAGAGGGCGAGGCAAATGACTATGTTGGAAAAGGACTATCAGGCGGAAAAATCATTGTAAAGCCATCTGACAAGTCAGTTTTTGTCGCGGAGGAAAATGTGATGATTGGTAATGTCGCATTTTATGGTGGAACAGCGGGAGAAGCCTATATCAACGGTCTTGCTGGTGACCGCTTCTGTGTTAGAAATAGCGGGGTCAACGCAGTAATTGAAGGGGTTGGAAACCATGGCTGTGAATATATGACAGGTGGCCGTGTCGTTGTATTAGGCTCTGTTGGTAAAAACTTTGCTGCTGGGATGACAGGTGGAATCGCCTATGTATATGCAGAGCAATATGCTGAATTCCAAACCCATTGCAATCAGGAATTAGTCGATTTAGAGGCTTTAGAGGAAGAGCAGGATATTCATGAGGTACACAGCCTTGTCCAAAACCACTACAACTATACAGGCAGTGTGAAGGCCTTCAACATTCTGAACAACTGGAATCAAAACCTTAAGAAGTGGGTGAAGGTGATTCCAAAGGAATATAAGGGAAAGCTTCAAGCGTTTTCAAGTCAGGCCCTAATGAAATAAATTTAACTT of the Bacillus tuaregi genome contains:
- the gltB gene encoding glutamate synthase large subunit — translated: MNQSKIPVKQGLYNPSFEKDACGIGFIANVKGQKEHNIVQQGLTMLARMEHRGGQGSDLDTGDGAGIMTQIPHAFFANINPQLNTYGEGNYGVGMVFLPRNAEQREQCEAVLANLIKAEGQVVLGWRTVPTNDRAIGVKAKASQPMIRQLFIGKSKDIQTELDFDRKLYVIRKRAEKEVRENQLAKDSTFYFASLSTKTIVYKGMLTPEQMDQYYLDLQDESFTSAFTLVHSRYSTNTFPSWERAHPNRYLIHNGEINTVKGNINWMKARENMFENSVFGKSGHEVLPVIDETGSDSSSFDNALEFLHLSGRSLAHAAMMMVPEPWEKDDVMDESLKAFYEYHSHVMEPWDGPAAFAFTDGKQIGAMLDRNGLRPARYYVTADEQIIFASEAGVLDVDESRILEKGRLSPGNLLLVDLEKGRIIQNDEVKKQVANQEPYRQWLNNQSVHINQLPEGGDSAKTVTAKLKSFQQAHGFTQEELNDQLLPMARDGKDPIGSMGSDTPLAVLSNHSQLLYNYFQQVFAQVTNPPIDAMREQYVTSTSTLLGPEGNLLQLTEASCQRIRLDGPILTNEDLHKLKNLNGVPFQARTFSMLFDVKKGEQGLESALTQLFQAVEAGIHEGVSLVILSDKGLSQEAAAIPALLAVSGLHQHLVRQGTRTKVSILVETGEARDVHQLCMLIGYGADAIHPYLAYATIEDLFENGKLGEIELPLAINHYVKAVTIGIVKVLSKMGISTIQSYRGAQIFEAVGIHPDVIEKYFTGTAVQLGGIKLETIAKETLIRHEKAFGDAENEAQPLFVGGDFKWRKGGEEHAYSPDIIRQLKMACRANDYEQYKAYAEKANESKLIFIRDLFTFKANSPIPIEEVESVESIVRRFKTGAMSYGSLSQEAHETIAIAMNRLGAKSNSGEGGEHPDRYLPDENGDLRRSAIKQVASARFGVNSHYLMNAEEIQIKMAQGAKPGEGGHLPGSKVYPWIAEVRGSTPGIGLISPPPHHDIYSIEDLAQLIHDLKNANPKARISVKLVSKAGVGTIAAGVAKGLADVILISGADGGTGAAPRTSIKHAGMPWEIGLAETHQTLQLNGLRDRVVLEADGKLMTGRDVVMAAMLGAEEFGFATAPLIVLGCVLVRQCQNDTCPVGIATQNPELRKKFLGKPEHVENFMRFIAQDVREIMASLGIRTVHELVGRTDLLSQSEKAKTHWKAKDLDISSIFYQPEGTANGGLGNKQKQDHGLEKSLDSRELLAVCQPALEQGQKVEASFQIQNINRTVGTTLGSEITKRYGAKGLPEDTILLNFSGTAGQSFGAFIPNGLTLSLEGEANDYVGKGLSGGKIIVKPSDKSVFVAEENVMIGNVAFYGGTAGEAYINGLAGDRFCVRNSGVNAVIEGVGNHGCEYMTGGRVVVLGSVGKNFAAGMTGGIAYVYAEQYAEFQTHCNQELVDLEALEEEQDIHEVHSLVQNHYNYTGSVKAFNILNNWNQNLKKWVKVIPKEYKGKLQAFSSQALMK